taataacctaatataaatattattagttgaataaaattaattattatttgccTTCTCAgtcaattttatataatatttaattatatgaagtTTTCACAAtacaacaattttaaatattagttattggtaaaatatttcactcgtttatatatataggtatataataattcaagTTCTAtctatcatattatttataattattaaaactaaatatgatatcaaattttattaatatatctatattatatttttaactatttcaaaatataatttatttatacttcAAAACTATAAATCTCATAAATTAATAGTGGTTAATTTActattatatctttattataaataaattaaagcgtaaaaaacaaattctATTAATactaattaattttaatacaaatgtaaagaaaattcaaaaatttaatagtaaatacaattaaaacttaaaaaatattgtatatatagttcAATTCTTTATGTGTTACTAAAAATGTTAGAAGAATAAAACgtcttttatatatatcgtTGTATTGTCTATTCTCGATCAATATATTCATCATCTACATTTTATGGCTATCTGTTATATATTGGTAATATGGTTAATTAATCTTAAacgaaaatattaattcaaatatatattgtactGTAGAggatttttcaaaattaatCGAATTATAACTTATACActgatatataaaattactATATAGTTCGCTTGGAAAGttgtaatttaaataaaaacgataatgacacaaataataagttttgctaattatatattttcaccAATCATAAAATGCATAATTCAATATAACTAGGGGGTAACAAatcttatataataaataataaggggcattatatatagttacTCAACAATTAACAAtgcaatataaaatataaagttaTAATATCGCcgaatttaatatatatgaaaaaattaaataaaaatattataatatacgGAAAATATGTTATGCAACCCATTTCAAGTTAGCTTATATCATTTTGGGGGTTGCATATTTAGACATCATCTCAAGATTAAGCATATGGGGATgctacatatatttaatcagCATGTTCTGAccataaatattatcaaattataaaaaattaaattataatatacccAGAACCCTAACTCAAAACCCAGATTCAGTGAACAAAACAAGAACCCATGATGGATAACCTTGACACCCAAATGATGAACACCTCGACACcaagaatattataattaaaaaatatattttattatatatatgtacacatatatatatatatatatatatatatatatatatatatatatatatatttatttatcgATTTTACAGCTTTATgcttcattattttatttgtatttttttaaattttatatatactttgtTTTACTATTAAAAGGGGATTTATAATtgattaatttataaaaaaaaatctgGGCACCGATATTACAACcaataaacaatttttataaaattaagaatTATGCtagaaaatttttatttaataaaatgtgtattaaagtgatgaaaaaaattacagaAAGCACGATTtatcatcatatatattttatcatactattattatgatgaggtaaaaaatattgttctAGTAGccttaataatatataaaattagttGCATCCCTCAGATCAAATTATTgatttgaatatttaaaaatattagacatgttttatattaaaatatgcatatcaAAGAAATTTCGTAAAACAAACGAAACAAATCGgaaaataatcattttaatataattattgatGTAAGTAATATGTGATTCATACATAATGAGatcattataaattttaaattgagTTTAATCAAttataaatgtaaaattgcatattcataatgatatatattaaaaatatcatttatataatataattaaaattattaatttccagatgctataatattaatgaaattaTGAATCATAgtatttttgatattcattatttatgaatGGTTCTGTTATTGATTCCGTCTTGTgattgaattatttaaataaaaaatatattaaacttATAAATCTGATAAAAGCATACATTTTgtcatttaaataatagtttgtatttttttatacttgattggagaaaattatttgcttcaattttaattatacttGTCCAGGTTTTCGGgttgttaatttttaattaaaaaaatactaatatatattttaatattttggtTGCAAGCTTAAAAATGAGTAAGGTTTATACTccaattgttttatttcttttaagcATTTTCGCATATGCGAATATTGAAGCCTTTGCAACTGAGTCTGCTCCAGaaatagataaaaaaatcagaTTCAAAAATAGTCATATTACGTAAGAAAATGCAtcaatatatgtattacatatttcattatgagaatataaatatacgcCTATGCAATaatgttataatataaatataacacaatttattcaaatcgctttatttcttttaagtGTCTCagtatatatgaataaaaaaaacccTGAAACTGAACCGGATCTAAGAGAAGTTGAAAGCCCCACCACCCCAACTCATCATTCTAAGTAAGAAAAtacaacaatatatataatatactatatattacatatttcattatgaaaatattaaatatttggTTGTACAACAgtgttataatataaatacaatacctttatttttgcacgaataaaaatatgttcattttgataattGATAGTTCagaagaaatatatgaaaaaaacaaggATCGATTATGTATAGATCCCGAAGAAACTAGAGAAGCAGTCAAACTTATGAACGAAGCTGCAGATCATTTAGTACACCATGCTACAAGTGAAGATGATTATGAATTATGTAGAACAAGTGAAAAATCTAATGTAtgcttatataaaaaaaaacataaaggCGATATAGATGTTGAAAGAATTTATTATGTAGCTAAGGATCAGAATAAGGTATCAACGAATGAGCAATATTAAAGTTGTAAaccaaatttaaattaaaaattgattataatttatatacatatatttatctttgCTTCCATTAGTATGATGAAATGATAAACGAAATATGGGATCCCGAtcatgaaaattttttaaataaaggcTCTGTTAAAAGTatgaaaaacataaataattagtCAAATTAACACATTAttgctattatttattcGTCGTTTcatgatttattatttccattgTTATATGATACTATTTATTGTTTCCCATATcttcaaatttataatattttattttatataatgcaaaactatttttttttttgaaaagttGTCCGTGTGTACAATCCCAATTTAGTATTGATACAACAAcgttacaaaaaaaaaattggatcCCGtcagaaatatttttatgctttAGTTGCAAAGGTTGAAGTAAGGAAACCTTTCCTTTTCTATTTCGTtataaatcatatttttcattttattcacaataaattattcaatatatttttattaattttgtagaTATCAAAAGACAAAACTGTAATTGTCATGGCTTCaccaaatataaatgatcaCAACCCCTCCAgtgaagaatataaaaacaaaatcatAGAAAAcgcaaatttattaaaaattgacATTGATTCTGAAGATGATAttagaaaaggaaaattaaaaaaaacgttCGTTAACTTAGCTGGATAccttattgaaaaaaaaaagacgcATGTTGATGTTATCTATGTCGAATCTGTAAGcgatatacaaattttaataacatgataattttcaacagttgtttaaataaatgcacacatttataatatatactataatttacaaaaaaaattaaacattttattatatatttatccatttacgttttttttcttagaTTGAGGGACACGCTTCCATTTATCAGGCACCCATTGTTGGAAAATGTTTTGATTATCATTCCCTTCGtacataaacatatatttcatatatattttttagagCCGTAATATTAGAAAgtttatgataataaacTATGCGCAATGGATGGTTCAAACTGCCACCATaaagcattttttattttaagaacggctttttgtatattatttgtttatatcttttaaaattagTGTGCATCTATAGGCATTAACTTTGTGAATACTACAAATACAactgttattatttatgatatTCCTTTCATTTAATGGGTATACCCCTTTTTTTGTTGCACATTTGAACTTTTGAACTTCGTCTCGAGATTAAAGATATGTGGTggcacatatatttaatcaaCATTTATagacaaataaatatgatcaaattataaggaaattaataaaaatatagctatGATCCAAAATATGGATTCCAtagaacaaaaatataacatatagtatatatcTCTGACCCATAATATGTGTTTCCCAACCCCCAACTCTAAATCCTGAAGAAGATGccaataatataattcttGATTTAAATACGAGCCAAAATATGCTTAATCATTTAATACagcaaaatttaaatatccCAAACAATTTAAGAAATAGAAAACAGCGTATGCAAAACCATACTGTTTTACATACTATTAATAGGCACTACGAAGCAATACAAACATAACATTCTTGCAAATATCATCATGATCTTAATgatgcaaaaaatatatataaaaattgtcaaTACTCAAGCTCAGATAGAAAAGGTTTTTCCCAAACAAGAAATGCAGGGAATGCTGTTAGATATGCCGAAGCAACTGAGTTTGGCTTAGTAGTATGCTAtgcaattataaaattcaaaaaaatgataaagatGAAATGGATTTAGATGAATCTGAAGGTTTTATGATGGGACTGAAAATGGGGATTTTGAAAGAAAAGATAAGTTATAGAAATAAGTATGAACGAAAATTTatgatttaattaaaaatcaattgtttataaaagttAATATTATAGTGAATTTACAGCTATAGATAACAAAAAGTATTTTATATGgatattttccatattaATACAACAATTCtatgtttaaaatatatttttggttCCACATATAAATGCTAATTGCTATATATGtgaacatatttataataccAAATTAATGCGTCAGAGAGTACTATAATTACTTACAGAATAAAATCACACaccttaaaaaaaatgatcatTATGTTTGTTAAACATTTgcaatcatattttttttttcaattcttattatatataatatttgttttgcatataaaaacacattttataatttccaCTAATTTCCATAAagaaatttttatcaatattattaaggatacataatttttataaacttaAGAAGTAcattacattttatttagtaaatttaaaataataaaaaaaatcacaTAAAATGGAATTTATCATGATATAGTTTTATGGTGAATTAGCAAATATGATTTTATGGAGGTTGCACATCAACAAATTATTCATGCATAAACATAATACAATTTCTTgcttaaattatttttttttagtatttaaaaataaagaattatgCTAAAAGgcttaaaaaatgaaatgcacaacaaaattattattttcatattatattgtttattcattaatatatttatatataattatattaaaattacaCAAATCAATTgcatattcaaaaaaaatatgtttatattttacctttacattttaaattacCGATATTCTATTAGGTAATATCATTGGtcgtatgcatataatattttttcgatgcatgtaaatatatataattacacgaataataaaatattttataaattttagtTAATGaactataaaaatacaaaacatGTGTATTCATAATTcaacatattaaaatattataatatataaaaataaataattttaattattatatatattatattaataaattacaaATAATGCTGATTTTTAacattcattatttatgaacGTTTCGGCTATTGATGTTGCTATATAGTCGaactatttaaatataaaatttataaatctATAAATAGTATGCACACtaaacaattatataaatttatcgtttaaatatcattatatatctttaataatattagttTGTTTATCTTTCTTGAATgtcttttttgtttttaatttttaatttttaaaaaaaatactaatatattttttaatgtattatttatcatGTCCCCAAATAACAAAGGATATAGcaatattatgttttttcttttaatccTGCTCATATATGTGAGTAATAAGGTCTTTgcaaatgaatatattatagtCAATGATATACCACGTAATACTGTTCGAAGAAGGAATACTTCGAACAATGATAGTTTACGCAAAACCACTTTACTCAACGCTACTCTAGCCAAAGAATCAGCAGACAATATTGAGTAAGAAAATATgccaatatatattcacatttaatataactaTGGATTACACGTCTCATTATGagaatattatattgtgGAAATGCACACATGCATAACATTGGAAACCCCAAATGAtgctttataaatatttttctttttttatatattagaaATAGATCCATTTTGGCTAATAAACGTTTGAATGAAATACATGAACAACCCGCCTCCATAATATGTACCAATCCTGAAGAAATTAGAAAAACAACAGAAATTATTAACGATGCTGTATCAATTTTACGATACCATGCTACAAATGAAGACAACTACAAATTACAGCACAAATACGATAAAGATGCATTGATATATTCTAAGAAGCATGGAAATACAAACATCGAAAAACTTAATCTTATAATCCGAAATCCCAATAAGGTATGAATTATcgaacaatattttttaagtttaaaattaattaagttaaaaaaattattatacatttttacgTTTTTTGGTTTCATTAGTATAATGGTATAGTAAACAAACTATGGAATCCTTATGGCCCCAATGATTCCAACGATTCCTTTATTAGCggtatatagaaaaattaatagttaataaatttaatatatgattatCATTCTTTATTAGACGCTTATTGTTTGGTTATTATCAATGCCTATGTTGTTGTTTATTACCtttctttatattaaatttcataatattttaatttgtatctatgcaaaattattattttttaggaAAAGTTGCCCGTATATACAGTCCCAATTTAC
This sequence is a window from Plasmodium chabaudi chabaudi strain AS genome assembly, chromosome: 7. Protein-coding genes within it:
- a CDS encoding fam-a protein: MSKVYTPIVLFLLSIFAYANIEAFATESAPEIDKKIRFKNSHITVSVYMNKKNPETEPDLREVESPTTPTHHSNSEEIYEKNKDRLCIDPEETREAVKLMNEAADHLVHHATSEDDYELCRTSEKSNVCLYKKKHKGDIDVERIYYVAKDQNKYDEMINEIWDPDHENFLNKGSVKIVRVYNPNLVLIQQRYKKKIGSRQKYFYALVAKVEISKDKTVIVMASPNINDHNPSSEEYKNKIIENANLLKIDIDSEDDIRKGKLKKTFVNLAGYLIEKKKTHVDVIYVESIEGHASIYQAPIVGKCFDYHSLRT
- a CDS encoding fam-a protein; this translates as MFFLLILLIYVSNKVFANEYIIVNDIPRNTVRRRNTSNNDSLRKTTLLNATLAKESADNIENRSILANKRLNEIHEQPASIICTNPEEIRKTTEIINDAVSILRYHATNEDNYKLQHKYDKDALIYSKKHGNTNIEKLNLIIRNPNKYNGIVNKLWNPYGPNDSNDSFISGKVARIYSPNLLMIEQQIISPTQQNLDPAHQTHECVYSLASKIDESEDTTVIVLASANMNEINCSDKKTYKNKDLERKALSNISNSSESNIKEKPKKTFNLSGFFIKKEQNYINITYVNAMDDSKSSQRYYIKKAKASNIAFYLRLAEIFAKS